The sequence ATTGAAGTAACTCAAAGGTGGTAGGGGTTAAAATGGACATTGTCTATTGCTGTTAGTCTTTCTTGAAACAATTGAAATCGTAGCGCTTCAAGATTGCCGGGTACTTTTGGCGGCGGCTGCAGTTGTTGCGCGTGTGTCTTAAGACGGACTACGTCTTCCAATATTCCTTGTGCGTTACCTTCATTCTCTCCTGTCTTTATAcataatgaaaattataaaatcGTCTGAAACTGTTAAGGTGCCTCCAGGCATAAAAGTAAAGGCCATTAAAAGAGTGGTTTACGTCAAAGGTCCTCGTGGGTCACTGAAACGCGACTTCGGTCATTTATCCCTAGACATCAAAGTTTTCTCAAAAAAGATTGTTGTAACGAAGTATTTCGGCAACAGAAAAGAGCTGGCTGCTGTTCGAACAGTTTGTTCCCATATTGGAAATATGATAAAAGGTGTTACATCTGGATATCGTTATAAATTGAAATCCGTTTATGCCCACTTCCCCATCAACATGATTCCATCCAACGATGGTTCCAAATTGGAGATCCGCAACTTTTTAGGAGAAAAAGCCAACAAACTTGTACCTATGGAACCAGGTGTGAAAATCTCCGCCACTGGAGTGAAAGATGAAATTCAGGTTGAGGGCAATGATATTGAAAAAGTCGCAAAATGTGGTAAGTTTCAAGCTTTTGTAAGTAATCCTTTTTTAGCTGCCCTCATTCAACAGTCCTGCAAGGTCCGACACAAGGATATTCGTAAATTCCTTGATGGTATTTATGTATCTGGCAAAGAAGCTATTGTAgctaattgaataaaatatagcTAACCTCGGAACATGACTTCTGGTTTTTCATGGGTGAGCACTCGTATGTATCTACTAGTCTCGGTACTTTGTAGGAAATGGTTGTTAGTGACCGTTTCCTGGTGTCATTCATTCATAGGTTCATAGGGAGTTACTGCTAGTTGTAAAGACTTTGAACTTGATATCCCCCTCTCATTTTGTTAAGGGATTTAGCCGCTTGTTTTCTGGTGGCTTATTAGTTGTATTATGGCCTTTGGGAATGTTATTTTTGGACAGTAATCGATAGGTTTCGCGATTGCTTCCGATATTCCCAAGTTAACCTGACGGACAATCAAGCCGAAGTGCCAGGTTGCTCCCTTCTAAGGTATGTTGGTTTGTCTTTCATTATTAGGTCTAGGAATAACTGGGGAGTGTGTAGAGATACTCTAGTCCTGGCATTTGGCCGACTTAGCTGACCGGTTTATATTTCTGAATACCAGTCTTACATTATTCCAAAACGTGCCAGGCGTTTTGTGCAGGCAACCCACCAGATGCACCGCGTATATTGGCCCTGTCTAGGTCTAAAAAATTCGAGTAAAGTTAACCCCATTGAAGTATACAATATTTATTGCATCCGTTATCATTTATGACATTCTTCTAGAGATAAGATTATTGAGTGGGTTTGCTGAGTGTATTGATTACACAATATGATTTAAGCAACATTGCGCGTATTCATGGATATTAGAATAGACTTATAGGCTAAGCAAAATACCAGGTGATTTTTTTAGTGTctagttttca comes from Schistosoma haematobium chromosome 3, whole genome shotgun sequence and encodes:
- the RPL9 gene encoding 60S ribosomal protein L9 (EggNog:ENOG410VAV7~COG:J~BUSCO:EOG091G0R6Z), producing MKIIKSSETVKVPPGIKVKAIKRVVYVKGPRGSLKRDFGHLSLDIKVFSKKIVVTKYFGNRKELAAVRTVCSHIGNMIKGVTSGYRYKLKSVYAHFPINMIPSNDGSKLEIRNFLGEKANKLVPMEPGVKISATGVKDEIQVEGNDIEKVAKCAALIQQSCKVRHKDIRKFLDGIYVSGKEAIVAN